The following proteins come from a genomic window of Neofelis nebulosa isolate mNeoNeb1 chromosome 5, mNeoNeb1.pri, whole genome shotgun sequence:
- the LOC131511466 gene encoding keratin-associated protein 27-1, whose product MSKSQGHSPRNFYNVPPLSAIVHGSKLISFEDGFFLPSSCHGRTWLLDDFQETCSETTSCKVPNCKQELGTEQSCTQSACLPRVFQTTRSNSRPREKTACQSGRSSAMLACVSQPCQSGSSQKVIVQNCQPVSHVAKSCPPKTYVSKSCQTLECDPGQCQSQSPESGSCRPPVYVAPGPQLLESSSNTYEPTCCVTGGLQLPSK is encoded by the coding sequence ATGTCCAAGAGCCAAGGCCACTCTCCCAGGAACTTCTACAATGTCCCACCACTCTCTGCCATTGTACATGGGTCTAAGCTCATAAGCTTtgaagatggattttttttaccCAGCAGCTGCCATGGCAGGACCTGGCTCCTGGACGACTTTCAAGAAACCTGCAGTGAAACTACCAGCTGCAAAGTGCCCAACTGTAAACAGGAACTGGGCACAGAGCAGAGCTGCACGCAAAGTGCTTGCCTCCCCAGAGTTTTCCAAACAACTCGCTCTAATTCCAGGCCCCGTGAAAAGACAGCATGCCAATCAGGACGTTCCTCAGCAATGTTGGCGTGTGTTTCTCAGCCTTGCCAGTCAGGAAGCAGCCAGAAAGTTATAGTCCAGAACTGCCAGCCTGTGAGCCACGTGGCAAAGAGTTGTCCACCCAAGACTTATGTGTCTAAGAGTTGTCAGACTCTGGAATGTGACCCTGGCCAATGTCAATCTCAGAGCCCTGAATCCGGTTCCTGTAGGCCTCCGGTCTACGTCGCACCAGGGCCACAACTCCTGGAATCTTCTTCTAACACTTATGAGCCAACCTGCTGTGTTACTGGTGGTTTGCAACTGCCTAGTAAGTGA